One segment of Thermus tengchongensis DNA contains the following:
- a CDS encoding carboxymuconolactone decarboxylase family protein, which produces MRENLGEGLPKAIPLLAEKAPGLLLEHGRSWTFAMPEKGALDERTRTLILLGIALATGSESCVKAMSHRAKRLGISKEALLETLKIARQAQANAVLGHATPLLEVL; this is translated from the coding sequence ATGCGGGAAAACCTGGGGGAGGGCCTTCCCAAGGCCATTCCCCTCCTGGCCGAGAAAGCCCCGGGCCTCCTTTTGGAGCACGGGCGGAGCTGGACCTTCGCCATGCCGGAGAAGGGAGCCTTGGACGAAAGGACCCGCACCCTCATCCTCCTGGGCATCGCCCTGGCCACGGGTTCGGAAAGCTGCGTCAAGGCCATGAGCCACCGGGCCAAGCGCCTGGGCATTTCCAAGGAGGCCCTTCTGGAAACCCTGAAGATCGCCCGGCAGGCCCAGGCCAACGCCGTCTTGGGCCACGCCACCCCCCTTTTGGAAGTGCTATAG
- a CDS encoding alpha/beta hydrolase: MSAKKLLFLFLAAALLLGGAVVGVAFYFLRPLKAERVALEALARPSLTLREAPYGLELVPKASKALLAFYPGARVEPLAYAPVLAPVAEAGYLVVLLKVPSGIALLGKERALEAQAAHPNLPLVVGGHSLGGVAAAEVAAREGLPLVLFASYPEADLSGQSLPTLALYGTEDGLLPPEEAREKAKRLPRGARVVFLEGLNHAGFGAYGPQKGDRPATRPREALWQEISQEVLLFLEGLGWDTPPPPQALR; this comes from the coding sequence GTGAGCGCCAAGAAGCTCCTCTTCCTCTTCCTGGCCGCGGCCCTGCTCCTGGGTGGGGCGGTGGTAGGGGTGGCCTTTTACTTCCTCCGACCCCTGAAGGCCGAGAGGGTAGCCCTGGAAGCCCTCGCCCGCCCTAGCCTCACCCTGCGGGAAGCCCCCTACGGCCTGGAGCTCGTCCCCAAGGCCTCCAAGGCCCTTTTGGCCTTCTACCCCGGTGCCCGGGTGGAGCCTTTGGCCTACGCCCCGGTCCTGGCCCCCGTGGCGGAGGCTGGGTACCTGGTGGTCCTCCTGAAGGTGCCCTCCGGCATCGCCCTCCTGGGAAAGGAGCGGGCTCTGGAGGCGCAGGCCGCCCACCCTAACCTCCCCCTGGTGGTGGGGGGGCACAGCCTGGGCGGCGTGGCGGCGGCGGAGGTGGCCGCCCGGGAAGGGCTTCCCCTGGTCCTCTTCGCCAGCTACCCCGAGGCCGACCTCTCCGGGCAGAGCCTCCCCACCCTGGCCCTCTACGGCACGGAGGACGGCCTCCTCCCCCCGGAGGAAGCCCGGGAAAAGGCCAAGCGCCTCCCCCGGGGAGCCCGGGTGGTCTTCCTGGAGGGACTGAACCACGCGGGCTTTGGGGCCTACGGCCCGCAGAAGGGGGACCGGCCTGCCACCCGACCCAGGGAGGCCCTCTGGCAGGAAATCAGCCAGGAGGTCCTTCTCTTCCTGGAGGGCCTGGGGTGGGACACCCCGCCCCCGCCCCAGGCCCTACGCTAA